One window from the genome of Haladaptatus paucihalophilus DX253 encodes:
- a CDS encoding 2'-5' RNA ligase family protein yields the protein MFSLNVPVPGDIARLAEELRPSLYGFDKVRDRRTLVVKRFGNDGGYDRLEMRVRTALVGTPAFEAKVSDIDYFETPTRGAGPVVYLGVESPGLQRLHDELTEEFGTIEGLEGEDYVPHVTLARGGDVETARQLAQRDIDSISWSVTELHLWDAKYEETAARLSLPV from the coding sequence GTGTTCAGCCTCAACGTCCCGGTTCCCGGCGACATCGCTCGACTCGCGGAGGAGCTACGCCCCTCCCTCTACGGGTTCGACAAGGTTCGTGACCGACGGACGCTCGTCGTCAAGCGCTTCGGAAACGACGGGGGCTACGACCGACTGGAGATGCGGGTCCGAACCGCGCTCGTCGGAACGCCCGCGTTCGAGGCGAAAGTTTCGGACATCGACTACTTCGAAACGCCGACGCGCGGCGCGGGTCCCGTCGTCTATCTCGGCGTCGAAAGCCCCGGCCTGCAGCGCCTCCACGACGAACTGACCGAGGAGTTCGGGACCATCGAGGGGTTGGAAGGCGAGGATTACGTTCCGCACGTCACGCTGGCGCGCGGCGGGGACGTGGAGACGGCGCGACAACTCGCCCAACGCGATATCGATTCGATTTCGTGGAGCGTCACGGAACTCCACCTCTGGGATGCAAAGTACGAGGAAACCGCCGCCAGACTCTCGCTTCCCGTCTGA
- a CDS encoding ATP-dependent DNA helicase, with translation MSTTNEYMRFFPYDSPYENQREAMDRIYNGLTRGQDVLFEGACGTGKTLSSLVPALEFAREEDKTVVITTNVHQQMRQFVTEAREITRKEPLRAVVFRGKGSMCHIDVDYQECQVLRDNTYEVVDKERDKRELEQRQSELLSDMQEGDSNAAEARSAVMDELEQIQDEVENLKEKNVCEYYYNNLTGNTEEFYQWLYDGVRTPDDIYEYAEQQHMCGYELLKDGMEGVDLVVCNYHHLLDPMIREQFFRWLGRDPEDVITIFDEAHNIEGTARDHASRTLTENTIDSALDELQESDDFRSEAGFNVLAAFQRALKATYEDSFGFGEREAVGENWQDVAVANENKRDDLTLNFLQEYSGKGIDAELDDALSLAKELDQKYEDAYKEGDATTRKECQTLQAAAFVKSYMDEGAELGQYPVVAVRRDEGTDQVYGRAELYTCIPREVTQALFDEVYATVLMSATLRPFDVLSDVLGLSEPVTLAYGLQFPEENRRTFAAETPALFASERSDPETQETIAEALTDAVRFTAGNTLVFFPSYAEAERYRDLVRNRVDATLYFDEAGTPVEELRQQFTSDGNGVLFTSLWGTLAEGVSFDGDDARTVVVVGVPYPHLDDRMDAVQDAYDTVFADRSGRNSGWEYAVEIPTIRKTRQALGRVIRSPEDFGVRILLDKRYTEKSVREMGKYSVRETFPPEERGETIDIAPEKLKFAMLNFFTDKDAWDGDPPKPQ, from the coding sequence GTGTCCACGACGAACGAGTACATGCGGTTCTTCCCGTACGATTCTCCCTACGAGAACCAACGGGAGGCGATGGACCGCATCTACAACGGATTGACGCGCGGGCAGGACGTGCTCTTCGAAGGCGCGTGCGGGACGGGCAAGACGCTCTCGTCGCTCGTCCCCGCGCTGGAGTTCGCGCGCGAGGAGGACAAGACGGTCGTCATCACGACCAACGTCCACCAGCAGATGCGCCAGTTCGTCACGGAGGCGCGCGAGATAACGCGAAAGGAACCGCTCCGCGCCGTCGTCTTCCGGGGGAAGGGGTCGATGTGCCACATCGACGTGGATTATCAGGAGTGTCAGGTGCTCCGGGACAACACCTACGAGGTCGTCGATAAAGAACGCGACAAGCGGGAACTCGAACAGCGCCAGAGCGAACTGCTCTCCGATATGCAGGAGGGCGATTCGAACGCCGCCGAGGCGCGCAGCGCGGTGATGGACGAACTCGAACAGATTCAGGACGAGGTGGAGAATCTGAAGGAGAAGAACGTCTGTGAGTACTACTACAACAACCTCACGGGGAACACCGAGGAGTTCTATCAGTGGCTCTACGACGGCGTTCGGACGCCCGACGACATCTACGAGTACGCCGAGCAACAGCACATGTGCGGCTACGAACTGCTGAAGGACGGAATGGAGGGCGTGGATTTGGTCGTCTGCAACTATCACCACCTCCTCGACCCGATGATACGCGAGCAGTTCTTCCGGTGGTTGGGCCGCGACCCGGAGGACGTCATCACCATCTTCGACGAGGCGCACAACATCGAGGGGACGGCCCGCGACCACGCCTCGCGCACGCTGACCGAGAACACCATCGACAGCGCGCTGGACGAACTCCAGGAGAGCGACGACTTCCGGAGCGAGGCGGGATTCAACGTCCTCGCCGCATTCCAGCGCGCGCTGAAAGCCACCTACGAGGATTCGTTCGGCTTCGGCGAGCGCGAAGCGGTCGGCGAGAACTGGCAGGACGTGGCCGTCGCGAACGAGAACAAACGCGACGACCTGACGCTGAACTTCTTGCAGGAGTACTCCGGGAAGGGCATCGACGCGGAGTTGGACGACGCGCTCTCGCTCGCCAAGGAACTCGACCAGAAGTACGAGGACGCCTACAAGGAGGGCGACGCGACGACGCGAAAGGAGTGCCAGACGTTGCAGGCCGCGGCGTTTGTCAAGTCCTATATGGACGAGGGGGCGGAACTCGGACAGTATCCGGTCGTCGCGGTGCGGCGCGACGAGGGAACCGACCAAGTGTACGGACGAGCGGAACTGTACACCTGCATCCCGCGCGAGGTGACGCAGGCCCTGTTCGACGAGGTGTACGCGACGGTGCTGATGAGCGCGACGCTTCGCCCGTTCGACGTGCTGTCGGACGTGCTGGGGCTCTCGGAACCCGTCACGCTGGCCTACGGACTCCAGTTCCCCGAAGAGAACCGTCGCACTTTCGCGGCCGAGACCCCGGCGTTGTTCGCCAGCGAGCGAAGCGACCCGGAGACGCAGGAGACCATCGCCGAGGCGTTGACCGACGCGGTTCGGTTCACCGCCGGGAACACGCTCGTCTTCTTCCCGAGTTACGCCGAGGCGGAGCGCTACCGCGACCTCGTTCGGAACCGCGTCGATGCGACCCTCTACTTCGACGAGGCCGGAACCCCCGTCGAGGAACTCCGCCAGCAGTTCACGTCGGACGGCAACGGCGTGCTCTTCACCTCGCTGTGGGGGACGTTGGCAGAGGGCGTCAGTTTCGACGGCGACGACGCGCGGACCGTCGTCGTGGTCGGCGTCCCGTACCCGCATCTCGACGACCGAATGGATGCGGTGCAGGACGCCTACGATACGGTGTTCGCGGACCGCTCCGGCCGGAATTCGGGCTGGGAGTACGCCGTGGAGATTCCGACGATTCGGAAGACTCGGCAGGCGCTCGGGCGGGTGATTCGCTCGCCCGAGGACTTCGGCGTTCGCATCCTCCTCGACAAACGCTACACCGAGAAGAGCGTCCGTGAGATGGGAAAGTACAGTGTTCGGGAGACGTTCCCCCCCGAGGAACGCGGGGAGACCATCGACATCGCGCCGGAAAAGCTCAAGTTCGCCATGCTGAACTTCTTCACGGACAAGGACGCGTGGGACGGCGACCCGCCGAAACCGCAGTAA
- a CDS encoding cation diffusion facilitator family transporter — MANSKSVVIAALVANAAIAVMKFVGFVLTQSPAMLSETFHSISDTGNQVFLLIGIWFGGRKPTRAHPFGYGKAQFFYSFLVSVLLFGIAGWESAKHGYEALLHHETVNGEAVHFLGQTFPPVYVNYAVLIGAIVFESYAFSKAYRATKLEIDRRNWSGFREAFHKTSDVSTLTALTEDTVSVSGAGFALFGIWLSQITGNPIYDAAAALLIGLLLMGFAVALAWENKRLLLGESLPKEEEDLLRSKLDGWEGVTEIIDFRTVYFGPNRIIVTADVAFDPTLDTGEIDEHITDIENELFETNDSVKKVYIEPEVQETASESVV, encoded by the coding sequence ATGGCGAATAGCAAGTCCGTCGTGATTGCCGCCCTCGTCGCAAACGCGGCGATTGCCGTGATGAAGTTCGTCGGTTTCGTCCTCACCCAGAGTCCGGCCATGCTCTCCGAGACGTTTCACTCCATCTCCGACACCGGGAATCAGGTGTTCCTCCTCATCGGTATCTGGTTCGGCGGGCGGAAACCGACGCGCGCTCATCCGTTCGGCTACGGCAAGGCACAGTTCTTCTACAGCTTTCTGGTCAGCGTCCTCCTCTTCGGCATCGCCGGGTGGGAGAGCGCGAAACACGGGTACGAAGCCCTGCTCCACCACGAGACGGTCAACGGTGAGGCGGTCCATTTCCTCGGACAAACGTTCCCGCCCGTCTACGTGAACTACGCGGTCCTCATCGGTGCTATCGTCTTCGAGAGCTACGCCTTCAGCAAGGCGTACCGCGCGACGAAACTCGAAATCGACCGCCGAAACTGGAGCGGATTCCGCGAGGCGTTCCACAAGACGAGCGACGTTTCGACGTTGACGGCGCTCACCGAGGACACGGTTTCCGTCAGCGGTGCCGGGTTCGCGCTGTTCGGCATCTGGCTGTCGCAAATCACCGGGAACCCGATTTACGACGCCGCCGCGGCGCTCCTCATCGGGCTTCTCCTGATGGGCTTCGCCGTCGCGCTCGCGTGGGAGAACAAGCGCCTCTTGCTCGGCGAAAGCCTGCCCAAGGAAGAGGAGGACCTCCTCCGGTCCAAGCTCGACGGCTGGGAGGGCGTCACCGAGATAATCGACTTCCGCACGGTCTACTTCGGCCCCAACCGCATCATCGTCACCGCCGACGTGGCGTTCGACCCGACGCTCGACACCGGCGAAATCGACGAACACATCACCGACATCGAAAACGAACTGTTCGAGACCAACGACAGCGTGAAGAAGGTGTACATCGAGCCGGAAGTGCAGGAGACGGCATCGGAATCGGTCGTCTAA
- a CDS encoding metallophosphoesterase, producing the protein MITIVSDTHSTTGHELSGRTLDAVRNAELVVHAGDFTTAAALDAFEAESSRLVAVRGNNATEAVADRLPEVRTFEENGIRFALTHRKRGGSTALSLFGREREADVVVFGHTHRHLAERAGEVLLLNPGSYAQPRGNHPTHIELEPREKGFAGRIYRQDGKIMGEIPVGGLES; encoded by the coding sequence ATGATAACCATCGTTTCGGACACCCACAGCACGACCGGTCACGAGCTTTCGGGACGAACGCTCGACGCCGTGCGAAACGCCGAACTCGTCGTCCACGCGGGGGACTTTACGACCGCGGCGGCGCTCGACGCGTTCGAAGCGGAAAGCTCGCGGTTGGTGGCGGTTCGCGGCAACAACGCGACCGAAGCGGTCGCCGACCGGCTTCCGGAGGTGCGCACGTTCGAGGAAAACGGGATTCGGTTCGCTCTCACGCACCGGAAACGAGGGGGCAGCACGGCACTGTCCCTGTTCGGCCGGGAGCGAGAGGCGGACGTGGTCGTGTTCGGGCACACGCACCGACACCTCGCCGAGCGCGCTGGCGAGGTGTTGCTGTTGAATCCGGGGAGCTACGCACAGCCGCGGGGGAACCATCCGACACACATCGAACTCGAACCGAGGGAGAAGGGCTTCGCTGGGAGGATTTACAGGCAGGACGGGAAAATCATGGGGGAGATTCCCGTTGGAGGGCTGGAAAGTTGA
- a CDS encoding ArsR/SmtB family transcription factor → MADLLPSSSDVEPPSGGTPRVLGVDSDDADDLLGALSSETARSLLSELHDQPATASELSDRADTSLQNAQYHLKKLEDADLISSVDTIYSEKGREMKVYAPTDGPLILFAGTEEQTTGLKDALSRVLGVAVLLGLVSAAIQYAVSEGLLQIGKRAAETASGGGQMGTFSTESTADAAGNVLATIPPGALFFAGGALVLALGAAVYFVRNR, encoded by the coding sequence ATGGCTGATCTCTTGCCCTCCAGTTCCGACGTGGAACCCCCTTCGGGCGGCACTCCTCGGGTGCTCGGGGTGGACAGTGACGACGCCGACGATCTACTCGGGGCGCTCTCGTCCGAAACCGCACGCAGTCTTCTCTCCGAACTTCACGACCAACCGGCGACCGCTTCTGAACTGAGCGACCGCGCCGACACTTCGCTTCAGAACGCCCAGTACCACCTGAAGAAGTTGGAAGATGCGGACCTTATCTCCTCCGTCGATACCATCTACTCCGAAAAGGGCCGGGAAATGAAAGTGTACGCGCCGACGGACGGCCCGCTCATCCTCTTCGCGGGCACGGAAGAGCAGACGACCGGACTGAAAGACGCGCTCTCCCGCGTCCTCGGCGTTGCCGTCCTGCTCGGTCTCGTCAGCGCCGCGATTCAGTACGCCGTCTCCGAAGGGCTGTTACAAATCGGCAAGAGGGCCGCGGAAACGGCATCCGGCGGCGGGCAGATGGGGACGTTTTCGACCGAATCGACGGCGGACGCCGCCGGAAATGTACTGGCGACGATTCCGCCGGGAGCGTTGTTTTTCGCGGGCGGTGCGCTCGTTCTCGCCCTCGGTGCGGCGGTATATTTCGTTCGAAATCGATAA
- a CDS encoding DUF7859 family protein, translated as MEPLGIFENFLNDPLFVALLVIMLGFVFFVYLFIRRTLTGFQEGVQKGQR; from the coding sequence ATGGAACCACTCGGAATCTTCGAAAACTTCCTCAACGACCCCCTATTCGTCGCGCTTCTCGTCATCATGCTCGGCTTCGTCTTCTTCGTCTATCTGTTCATCCGCCGAACGCTGACGGGGTTTCAGGAAGGAGTGCAGAAGGGGCAGCGATAG
- a CDS encoding EamA family transporter — protein sequence MEFIEADSAVLFGLITMVTWGIWIVLGNAASESIDPRTAAAISYLTAGLLALGFILVSDASIAITARGGLLAGMAGLFTGIGLISMYFGLAQGSTTVVSTLGAMYFVVAAIIGMVALGDEVTMTKFAGIAFAVIGVVLVAR from the coding sequence ATGGAATTCATCGAAGCGGATTCGGCCGTTTTGTTCGGCTTGATTACGATGGTGACGTGGGGAATCTGGATCGTCTTGGGTAACGCCGCGTCGGAATCCATCGACCCCAGGACTGCAGCCGCCATCTCGTATCTCACAGCGGGACTCCTCGCACTCGGATTCATCCTCGTTTCAGACGCATCCATCGCCATTACCGCGAGAGGAGGGTTGCTTGCTGGCATGGCCGGATTGTTCACCGGAATCGGCCTTATCTCGATGTACTTCGGATTAGCACAAGGGTCAACGACGGTCGTCTCAACTCTCGGTGCCATGTACTTCGTCGTCGCAGCCATCATCGGTATGGTCGCCCTCGGAGACGAGGTTACGATGACCAAATTTGCCGGTATCGCGTTCGCGGTTATTGGTGTCGTCCTGGTCGCTCGATAG
- a CDS encoding threonine aldolase family protein: protein MLDLRSDTVTKPSEAMRDAATDADVGDDVYGEDPTVNELESVAAELMGMEAALYVPTGTMGNQIAARVHTERGQEVLVERESHIYKWELGGLAQHSALQVRTLDGGDRGIPTPEQVRDGYVEEDAHRPGTGLLTLENTHNSKGGVAIAPEKIDAAAEAAHDLGLPVHLDGARVCNAAVALDVSPSRITENVDSVMFCLSKGLGAPVGSVLAGDEEFIARARRVRKLLGGGMRQVGVLAGPGLLALDNVSRLEADHENARVLAELLADVDGLSVQSPETNIVLVNTEDAGLTAGELLDACEERGVLGSEFGTHVVRFCTHWDVDREDVETAAERVRDAL from the coding sequence ATGCTAGACCTTCGGAGCGACACGGTAACGAAACCGAGCGAAGCGATGCGGGACGCGGCCACCGACGCCGACGTGGGCGACGACGTGTACGGCGAGGACCCGACCGTAAACGAACTGGAATCCGTCGCCGCGGAGCTGATGGGGATGGAAGCGGCCCTCTACGTTCCGACCGGGACGATGGGCAACCAGATAGCGGCGCGCGTCCACACCGAGCGCGGACAGGAGGTGCTGGTCGAGCGCGAGAGCCACATCTACAAGTGGGAACTCGGCGGACTGGCCCAGCACTCGGCGCTTCAGGTGCGAACGCTGGACGGCGGCGACCGCGGGATTCCGACGCCGGAACAGGTCCGTGACGGCTACGTCGAGGAGGACGCTCACCGACCCGGAACCGGGCTGTTGACGCTCGAAAACACGCACAACAGTAAGGGCGGCGTCGCCATCGCCCCCGAGAAGATAGACGCCGCGGCGGAAGCGGCCCACGACCTCGGCCTTCCGGTCCATCTCGACGGTGCGCGCGTGTGCAACGCGGCGGTCGCGCTCGACGTCTCGCCGTCTCGCATCACCGAGAACGTCGATTCCGTGATGTTCTGCCTCTCGAAGGGGTTGGGTGCGCCGGTGGGGTCGGTTCTCGCCGGTGACGAGGAGTTCATCGCTCGCGCACGACGCGTGCGGAAGTTGCTCGGCGGCGGCATGCGACAGGTAGGCGTGCTGGCCGGGCCGGGCCTGCTCGCGCTGGACAACGTGTCCCGACTCGAAGCGGACCACGAGAACGCCCGCGTTCTCGCGGAACTCCTCGCCGACGTGGACGGCCTCTCCGTCCAGTCGCCCGAGACGAACATCGTCCTCGTGAACACCGAAGACGCCGGACTCACCGCCGGAGAACTCCTCGACGCGTGCGAAGAACGCGGCGTTCTCGGGTCGGAATTCGGAACGCACGTCGTTCGGTTCTGCACCCACTGGGACGTGGACCGCGAGGATGTCGAAACCGCCGCAGAGCGGGTTCGAGACGCGCTCTAA
- a CDS encoding aminopeptidase: MDQRIRDHAETIVDHSIDVEAGDTVVVRAPTVADDLAVALSELLGERGAFPLVTAGRRDRKRAAFLRAIDPDDLETPEHERALFEAADAIVHVRAHENASDMSDVDAETHAAYNQAYQPIQQEILSSRWCLTQYPSPGSAQLAEMSTEAYEEFVYSAMNKDWDEQREFQQQMVELLDPADEVRIVSGDTTDLTMSVSGMKTINDEGKNNLPGGEVFTAPVPDSVEGEVLFDKPLVHQGNIVENVWLEFEDGEVVDFSAEKNEEVLAGVLDTDEGARRLGELGIGMNRDIDRFTYNMLFDEKMGDTVHLAVGMAYDICVPDEREQNESAVHVDIIVDMSEDSFIEVDGEIVQRNGTFKFEDGFEG, encoded by the coding sequence ATGGACCAACGAATTCGGGACCACGCCGAGACGATAGTTGACCATTCCATCGACGTCGAAGCGGGCGATACTGTCGTCGTTCGCGCACCGACGGTCGCGGACGACCTCGCGGTTGCGCTCTCCGAACTCCTCGGGGAACGCGGTGCGTTTCCGCTCGTCACCGCGGGTCGGCGAGACAGAAAGCGGGCGGCCTTCCTTCGCGCCATCGACCCGGACGACCTCGAAACCCCCGAACACGAGCGGGCGCTCTTCGAGGCCGCGGACGCCATCGTCCACGTTCGAGCGCACGAGAACGCCTCGGACATGAGCGACGTGGACGCCGAAACGCACGCGGCGTACAATCAGGCGTATCAGCCGATACAGCAGGAAATCCTCTCGTCGCGCTGGTGTCTCACGCAGTACCCGTCGCCCGGCAGCGCGCAACTCGCCGAGATGAGCACGGAAGCCTACGAGGAGTTCGTCTACAGCGCGATGAACAAGGATTGGGACGAACAGCGCGAGTTCCAACAGCAGATGGTCGAACTTCTCGACCCGGCCGACGAGGTGCGCATCGTTTCCGGCGACACCACCGACCTCACGATGTCCGTGTCGGGAATGAAGACCATCAACGACGAAGGGAAGAACAACCTTCCGGGCGGGGAAGTGTTCACCGCACCCGTCCCCGATTCGGTCGAGGGTGAAGTGCTCTTCGACAAACCACTCGTCCATCAGGGCAACATCGTGGAGAACGTCTGGCTCGAATTCGAGGACGGCGAGGTCGTCGATTTCAGCGCCGAGAAGAACGAGGAGGTCCTCGCTGGCGTGCTCGACACCGACGAGGGCGCACGGCGACTCGGCGAACTCGGCATCGGCATGAACCGCGACATCGACCGCTTCACCTACAACATGCTCTTCGACGAGAAGATGGGAGACACCGTTCACCTCGCCGTCGGCATGGCCTACGACATCTGTGTTCCCGACGAGCGAGAGCAAAACGAGAGCGCGGTGCACGTGGACATCATCGTCGATATGAGCGAGGACTCGTTCATCGAGGTGGACGGAGAAATCGTCCAGCGCAACGGGACCTTCAAATTCGAAGACGGCTTCGAGGGATAG